In the genome of Oryzias melastigma strain HK-1 unplaced genomic scaffold, ASM292280v2 sc00349, whole genome shotgun sequence, one region contains:
- the LOC112138093 gene encoding uncharacterized protein LOC112138093 — protein sequence MVTLWLDLCSSEDQECSGSSHVHAVQLFFSSPADLQNITAEPGQDVTLRCKDLQIGKIALLLWSKDDLEEMNMFVIRNGRPLPADQHKSFRNRVFLKNSQMKDGDLSVVLKNVTVDDTGTYECRVRLENDPQRNRKLISTINLSVIPPGDKGEDEDGVGRGLLGLMVLPVLVVVLVVVLWICRKKSRGFPAESSDKPTEDL from the exons ATGGTAACTCTCTGGTTAGATCTTTGTTCCTCTGAGGACCAGGAATGTTCTGGATCTTCTCATGTCCACGCtgtccaactttttttttcttctcctgcagATCTGCAGAACATCACAGCTGAACCTGGACAGGATGTCACTCTGAGATGTAAAGATCTTCAGATCGGGAAAATCGCACTTCTACTGTGGAGCAAAGATGATCTTGAGGAGATGAATATGTTTGTGATTAGAAATGGACGACCACTTCCAGCAGATCAGCATAAATCTTTCAGGAACCGAGTGTTTCTGAAGAACAGTCAGATGAAGGATGGAgatctgtctgtggttctgaagaACGTGACGGTCGATGACACTGGAACATACGAGTGTAGAGTCAGACTAGAGAATGATCCACAGAGAAACAGGAAGCTGATCTCCACCATCAACCTGTCAGTGATTCCTCCAG GAGATAAAGGAGAAGATGAAGATGGAGTCGGTCGTGGTCTTCTGGGTCTGATGGTTCTGCCAGTTCTGGTTGTGGTTCTGGTTGTGGTTCTGTGGATCTGCAGGAAGAAGTCCAGAGGTTTTCCTGCAGAATCCTCAGACAAACCCACAGAGGATCTGTGA
- the LOC118598339 gene encoding V-set domain containing T-cell activation inhibitor 1-like: protein MLVVVVLALMGVSGGSSADMKNIKAEPGQDVTLRCEDLHIGKIALLLWSKDDPQEMNLIVIRDGRSLPAAQHESFRDRVFLNNSQMKDGDLSVVLKNVTVDDTGTYECRVRYENDPQRNRNLISTINLSVIPPGEQ from the exons ATGTTGGTCGTAGTTGTCTTGGCTCTGATGGGGGTTTCTGGTGGATCTTCAGCAG ATATGAAGAACATCAAAGCTGAACCTGGACAGGATGTCACTCTGAGATGTGAAGATCTTCACATCGGGAAGATCGCACTCCTACTGTGGAGCAAAGATGATCCTCAGGAGATGAATTTGATTGTGATCAGAGATGGACGATCACTTCCAGCAGCTCAGCATGAATCTTTCAGGGACCGAGTGTTTCTGAATAACAGTCAGATGAAGGATGGAgatctgtctgtggttctgaagaACGTGACGGTCGATGACACTGGAACATACGAGTGTAGAGTCAGATATGAAAATGATCCACAGAGAAACAGGAATCTGATCTCCACCATCAACCTGTCAGTGATTCCTCCAGGTGAGCAGTGA
- the LOC118598340 gene encoding E3 ubiquitin/ISG15 ligase TRIM25-like, protein MAQQVYLKEKLICSICLDLQKDPVTIPCGHSYCLECIENFWGEEQKALSCPQCRQSFTSRPVLVRNTILAELVEDARKAELQPSSSERSPTGPEHVDCDFCEGKKLKAAMSCLTCLASYCEQHLQPHFRVAGLKKHKLVKATLKLQENICPRHDEVIKIFCRTDQKCICILCSMDEHKGHDMVSAAAERAERQTKLGLDRQKVQERILKLEEDLEELQQTVETINLSAEKSIKESQNVFKGLIRLLEQKCSEVEQKVKSYQMEEVRKVEELQEKMQQEITKLRKTEAELDQLSSTEDHLHFLNNYSSLSDLSVCTDLASFQQAQHCFDDALKAVSEATEKLEETLRDQTTKISHTLDVILFEDFRSREDFMKYYHQITLDPNTANTLISLSEQNRTATLTLVRQKCSNHPDRFDEWIQVLSAEGLTGRCYWEVEWSGEVDVSVAYKDISRTGTRDECGFGCNDKSWALMCSSTGYQFYHNKISVSISAPQSSRVGVYLNHRAGTLSFYSVSDSMTLIHKVQTTFTQPLYAGFWICFGGMIRLLD, encoded by the coding sequence ATGGCGCAGCAAGTTTATCTCAAAGAGAAGCTGATCTGTTCGATCTGTTTGGATCTGCAGAAGGATCCGGTCACTATTCCTTGTGGACACAGTTACTGTCTGGAATGTATTGAGAACTTCTGGGGAGAGGAACAAAAAGCTCTCAGCTGTCCTCAGTGCAGACAAAGCTTCACTTCAAGGCCTGTCCTGGTAAGAAACACTATTTTAGCAGAGTTGGTGGAGGACGCAAGAAAAGCAGAGCTTCAACCGTCTTCATCTGAGCGTTCTCCAACTGGACCAGAACATGTCGACTGTGATTTCtgtgaaggaaagaagctgaaaGCTGCCATGTCTTGTCTGACCTGTTTGGCTTCTTACTGTGAGCAGCACCTCCAGCCCCATTTTAGGGTTGCTGGGTTAAAGAAGCACAAGCTGGTCAAAGCCACTCTAAAGCTTCAGGAGAACATCTGTCCTCGTCATGATGAAGTGATTAAGATCTTCTGCCGCACTGATCAGAAGTGTATTTGTATTCTCTGCTCCATGGATGAACACAAAGGTCATGACATGgtgtctgctgcagcagaaagggcTGAAAGACAGACAAAGCTGGGACTGGATCGACAAAAAGTCCAAGAGAGAATCCTCAAGTTAGAAGAAGATTTAGAAGAGCTTCAGCAGACGGTGGAGACCATCAATCTGTCTGCTGAGAAAAGCATCAAAGAAAGTCAGAACGTCTTCAAAGGTTTGATCCGTCTCTTGGAGCAAAAATGCTCAGAAGTGGAGCAGAAGGTCAAATCCTATCAGATGGAGGAAGTGAGGAAAGTGGAAGAACTCCAGGAGAAGATGCAGCAGGAGATCACCAAACTGAGGAAAACAGAGGCTGAGCTGGACCAGCTCTCATCTACAGAAGATCATCTCCATTTTCTCAACAACTACTCCTCCCTGTCAGATCTGAGTGTCTGTACAGACTTAGCCAGCTTTCAACAAGCTCAGCACTGCTTTGATGATGCTCTCAAAGCTGTGTCTGAGGCcacagagaagctggaggagacTCTCAGAGACCAGACCACAAAGATTTCACACACACTGGATGTTATTCTGTTTGAAGACTTCAGATCCAGAGAGGACTTCATGAAGTACTATCATCAGATCACACTGGATCcaaacacagcaaacacacTTATATCTCTGagtgaacagaacagaacagcaaCATTGACACTTGTAAGgcagaaatgttcaaatcatCCAGACAGGTTTGATGAATGGATTCAGGTTCTGAGTGCAGAAGGTCTGACTGGACGttgttactgggaggtggagtgGAGCGGGGAGGTTGATGTGTCAGTTGCATACAAAGATATCAGTCGTACAGGAACCCGTGATGAATGTGGGTTTGGATGTAATGATAAATCCTGGGCATTGATGTGTTCATCCACTGGATATCAATTTTACCACAACAAGATCAGTGTTTCTATTTCAGCTCCTCAATCCTCCAGagttggagtttatttaaatcacagagCAGGAACTTTGTCTTTCTACAGCGTTTCTGACTCCATGACTCTCATACACAAagtccagaccacattcactcagCCTCTGTATGCTGGATTCTGGATTTGCTTTGGAGGAATGATCAGGTTGTtggattaa